A part of Gemmatimonadota bacterium genomic DNA contains:
- a CDS encoding ATP-binding protein, whose product RASTCLYRILQEGLTNCVRHGKATRVDVDLKLKGRYIELSILDNGKGFDPGTNTVNQKEGGTGLIGMRERLESLEGYLHIESEPGSGTELIASIPNGG is encoded by the coding sequence TAGAGCCAGCACGTGCCTCTACCGGATACTGCAGGAAGGTCTTACCAACTGCGTAAGGCATGGCAAAGCCACACGCGTCGATGTTGATTTGAAACTGAAGGGTCGGTACATTGAGTTGTCTATCCTCGACAATGGAAAGGGTTTCGACCCCGGTACGAATACGGTGAATCAAAAAGAAGGCGGAACCGGCCTGATCGGCATGCGTGAGCGCCTGGAGTCCTTGGAAGGATACTTACATATAGAATCGGAGCCTGGGTCGGGTACCGAGTTGATTGCTTCGATTCCCAACGGAGGGTGA
- a CDS encoding response regulator transcription factor: MIRIVVADDHHLVRESIVSLIEKWEELEVVGEAADGLETLKLVRKKRPDVAIVDIAMPLMNGIEATRQIDSLDVETSVVILSMHSDEGVVRQSLRSGAKGYLLKNSVPEELLIAIRSVSKGETYLSPPIAQTVLSEYLRTDSANASSTIIGRLSSREREIVQMIAEGRTNKAVAEILNISTKTVEKHRATLMRKLKVRSLPELILIAAKHQLAFLDD; this comes from the coding sequence ATGATCAGAATCGTCGTTGCCGATGACCACCACCTGGTTCGCGAAAGTATCGTATCGCTGATTGAAAAGTGGGAGGAACTGGAAGTCGTTGGCGAAGCCGCCGACGGTCTCGAAACTTTGAAACTGGTCCGAAAGAAAAGACCGGACGTGGCGATAGTGGATATCGCCATGCCGCTGATGAACGGCATTGAGGCCACGCGACAGATAGACTCGCTGGACGTCGAAACAAGCGTCGTGATTTTATCCATGCATTCGGATGAAGGCGTGGTCCGTCAATCGCTTAGAAGCGGAGCGAAGGGATACCTCCTCAAGAACTCTGTTCCCGAAGAGCTCCTGATCGCCATCCGGTCCGTCAGTAAGGGTGAAACCTATCTTTCGCCTCCCATCGCGCAGACGGTCCTGTCGGAATACCTGCGAACAGATTCGGCAAATGCCTCATCAACCATTATTGGACGGTTGTCGTCCCGGGAAAGAGAGATCGTTCAAATGATCGCCGAGGGCCGTACCAATAAGGCGGTCGCCGAGATTCTCAACATCAGTACCAAGACCGTGGAAAAGCACCGCGCTACGCTGATGAGGAAACTGAAGGTCCGTAGTTTGCCGGAACTCATCCTCATAGCTGCGAAGCACCAACTCGCCTTCCTGGACGACTGA
- a CDS encoding ion transporter, which produces MYVARKRFAYVFGFYGIIDLLAVLPFYLAVLGVGHIDARVLRMVRFLRVFRVLKFLRYNQAADRLHRAILIAKEELVLFVILSMILLYVPASGIWYFEREIQPEKFGSVFDGLWWAVATLTTVGYGDVYPVTPGGSFFTFLLLMIGLGIIAIPSGIIAIPSGIIASALSKARLEQDESGGPDPMSESCAE; this is translated from the coding sequence CTGTACGTTGCCAGGAAGAGATTCGCTTACGTATTCGGGTTCTACGGTATCATAGACCTGTTGGCCGTACTTCCATTTTATCTTGCGGTTCTGGGAGTTGGCCACATCGACGCTCGGGTCCTGCGCATGGTGCGGTTCCTGAGGGTGTTCAGGGTGTTGAAGTTTCTCAGATACAACCAGGCGGCCGATCGTCTGCACCGTGCGATACTGATTGCCAAGGAAGAACTCGTCCTGTTCGTAATCCTGTCCATGATACTGCTCTACGTACCGGCGTCAGGAATCTGGTACTTCGAACGGGAGATACAACCAGAGAAGTTCGGATCGGTTTTCGACGGCCTGTGGTGGGCCGTCGCAACGTTGACGACGGTTGGCTATGGCGACGTTTACCCGGTGACGCCCGGGGGCAGTTTTTTTACGTTTCTGCTCTTGATGATCGGCCTGGGCATCATCGCAATTCCTTCTGGCATCATCGCAATTCCTTCTGGCATCATCGCGTCCGCCCTGTCAAAAGCCAGACTCGAACAGGATGAGTCAGGTGGACCGGATCCCATGTCCGAATCCTGTGCCGAATGA